The Allorhodopirellula heiligendammensis genome includes a window with the following:
- a CDS encoding isocitrate/isopropylmalate dehydrogenase family protein gives MKTYNIAALPGDGIGPECMDATCIVLDRMQAKTPGLQLAITPHRAGAELYRETGVTLPEAVVQECIDADAVLLSAIGLPDVRFPDGTEVQPTMMVGLRRALDVHSAVRPVKLYPGAPGVLKDNGPGIDFVVIRENLEGLFASFGGGAKVGREVATDTMVITRAGTSRVSDFAFRLAQRRNGRPSDGKKLVTCVDKANVFRSMAFFREVFMDVAKSYPDIDNGAVYVDAMSLYMVQNPWDFDVLVMENQFGDILSDLGAGLVGGLGLGPSAEIGEEHALFQPSHGTAPQLAGKNVANPMATILSAAMMLDWLGDRYRDDVCTAAAVRLEGAVAQVLADGRVRTPDIGGTASTTEVANAIADAITDT, from the coding sequence ATGAAAACCTACAATATCGCTGCTTTACCTGGCGATGGGATCGGGCCGGAATGCATGGATGCCACCTGCATCGTGCTGGACCGAATGCAAGCCAAAACACCCGGCCTCCAACTCGCGATCACTCCCCATCGAGCAGGCGCAGAACTGTATCGTGAGACAGGTGTGACGCTGCCTGAGGCGGTCGTGCAGGAATGCATCGACGCCGATGCTGTCCTGCTGTCTGCAATTGGTCTTCCCGACGTGCGGTTTCCCGACGGTACGGAAGTTCAGCCGACGATGATGGTGGGACTGCGCCGGGCGCTCGACGTTCACTCCGCCGTCCGGCCGGTCAAACTCTATCCAGGTGCTCCCGGCGTTCTGAAGGACAACGGGCCCGGCATCGACTTCGTCGTCATTCGTGAAAACCTCGAAGGCTTGTTTGCCTCCTTCGGAGGTGGTGCGAAGGTTGGACGGGAAGTCGCCACCGACACGATGGTGATCACCCGCGCGGGAACGTCGCGCGTCTCTGATTTTGCATTCCGCTTAGCCCAACGGCGCAATGGACGTCCGAGTGATGGCAAGAAGCTGGTCACGTGCGTGGACAAAGCAAATGTTTTCCGCAGCATGGCGTTCTTCCGTGAAGTCTTCATGGACGTGGCGAAATCCTATCCTGACATCGACAACGGTGCGGTGTACGTGGATGCCATGAGCCTTTACATGGTTCAAAACCCTTGGGATTTTGACGTCCTGGTGATGGAGAACCAATTCGGTGACATCCTGTCGGACCTTGGGGCGGGTTTAGTTGGTGGATTGGGACTGGGACCTTCCGCTGAGATCGGCGAGGAACATGCTTTATTCCAACCCTCCCATGGTACCGCGCCACAACTGGCTGGCAAAAACGTGGCCAATCCAATGGCGACGATTCTTTCGGCCGCCATGATGCTCGATTGGCTCGGCGACCGGTATCGAGATGACGTCTGCACGGCAGCAGCCGTGAGACTCGAAGGTGCTGTCGCTCAAGTGCTCGCTGACGGGCGTGTTCGAACGCCCGACATTGGCGGGACTGCGTCGACCACCGAGGTGGCCAATGCCATTGCCGACGCGATCACCGACACCTGA
- a CDS encoding cyclase family protein → MSLSPKSPTPNPHHRHGLLIGAGYFSDFHLDAWKRSARASIVAVCDTDADKANAAADKYSIEHVFTDIADALALRDIDFVDIATGPTHRLELMRQVIPRQLPIICQKPLANDFASASLILEMASSAGAPFMVHENFRFQPWYREIKRLLDSGVIGHQLHTLTMRTRMGDGWGADAYLGRQPYFRTMPRLLIQETGVHFIDTFRYLAGEVAECSARLRRINDVIQGEDACLLTLEMDNGVIAVWDANRYNESDCEDPRYTFGRFCAEADGGTITLSPDGEITIHQLGQPANHHDYVHTRHGFAGDCVMACQEHFLDVLDGHAVCETSPDEYRKTLQVVEAAYESAGGFRTQPIEPSRVPIATKSPTAARPRSQRACPPPETMKRVIDLSLPVTGTMPGVEIKSCKTIETEGWNATTLSLYSHAGTHMDAPRHFLPAGATLDAQDLSVCCGAARLVNLPDTPPRHLITVDEVVESIGEVFAGDRLIFRTDWHRRFGTPAYRDELPRISLELAQWLVQMQVALIGVEPPSVADVNNRIELTEVHQTLFRGNVVIVEGLANLDQLTGAEFEFIALPLNISGGDGCPVRAIAILGDEGAR, encoded by the coding sequence ATGAGTCTCTCACCCAAATCGCCGACGCCTAATCCACACCACCGTCACGGCCTGCTGATCGGCGCCGGCTACTTTAGCGACTTTCACTTGGATGCTTGGAAGCGGAGCGCGCGAGCGAGCATCGTGGCGGTATGCGATACAGACGCAGACAAGGCCAACGCGGCGGCAGACAAGTACAGCATCGAACATGTCTTTACTGACATTGCCGACGCGCTGGCGCTGCGTGATATTGACTTCGTTGATATCGCGACAGGACCCACGCACCGATTGGAGCTGATGCGGCAGGTCATACCGCGTCAGCTACCGATCATCTGCCAAAAGCCCTTAGCAAACGATTTCGCTAGCGCATCGCTGATCCTGGAAATGGCGTCTTCGGCGGGCGCTCCGTTCATGGTGCATGAAAACTTCCGGTTTCAGCCCTGGTACCGCGAAATCAAACGGCTGCTCGACAGCGGCGTCATCGGGCATCAACTGCATACGCTCACCATGCGTACGCGAATGGGAGACGGTTGGGGGGCGGACGCATATCTGGGGCGTCAGCCTTACTTCCGCACCATGCCGCGATTGCTGATCCAAGAGACGGGCGTGCATTTCATCGATACGTTTCGCTATCTTGCCGGCGAGGTCGCGGAGTGTTCGGCGAGGTTGCGGCGAATCAACGATGTGATCCAGGGTGAAGATGCGTGCCTGTTGACTTTGGAAATGGACAACGGTGTCATCGCGGTCTGGGACGCCAATCGCTACAACGAATCCGATTGTGAAGATCCCAGGTACACGTTTGGTCGATTTTGCGCCGAAGCCGACGGCGGTACCATCACGCTTTCACCCGACGGCGAAATCACCATCCATCAGCTCGGCCAGCCCGCCAACCACCACGACTACGTTCACACGCGTCATGGCTTTGCTGGCGACTGCGTGATGGCCTGCCAAGAACATTTTCTTGACGTGCTCGACGGACACGCCGTGTGCGAGACGTCCCCGGACGAATACCGAAAAACGTTGCAGGTTGTCGAAGCCGCCTATGAGTCGGCGGGTGGCTTTCGCACACAGCCAATCGAGCCTTCACGCGTCCCTATCGCGACGAAATCTCCAACCGCAGCCCGCCCCCGATCGCAGCGAGCCTGTCCTCCCCCGGAAACGATGAAGCGTGTCATCGACTTGAGCCTCCCGGTGACGGGGACGATGCCAGGCGTTGAAATAAAATCATGTAAGACAATCGAAACCGAGGGCTGGAACGCAACAACGCTGTCGCTGTACTCCCATGCGGGCACACATATGGACGCGCCAAGGCATTTCTTGCCCGCAGGAGCAACCTTGGACGCACAAGACCTCTCGGTATGTTGCGGGGCAGCACGCTTGGTGAACTTGCCCGACACACCCCCGCGTCATCTGATTACGGTTGACGAGGTGGTGGAATCGATCGGGGAAGTATTTGCGGGCGATCGACTGATCTTTCGGACGGATTGGCATCGGCGTTTTGGCACGCCCGCGTACCGCGACGAGCTGCCTCGGATCTCACTCGAGTTAGCGCAGTGGCTGGTCCAAATGCAAGTCGCTCTGATTGGTGTTGAGCCGCCGTCGGTCGCCGACGTCAACAATCGAATTGAATTAACCGAAGTCCATCAGACATTGTTTCGCGGTAACGTGGTGATCGTCGAGGGCCTCGCAAATCTCGATCAGCTCACCGGGGCGGAGTTTGAGTTTATCGCACTGCCTTTGAACATCAGCGGCGGCGATGGTTGCCCCGTGCGTGCGATTGCGATCCTAGGTGATGAGGGAGCGCGATGA
- the otnC gene encoding 3-oxo-tetronate 4-phosphate decarboxylase — MSERELRERMAQQGRSIYERGLTAGSSGNISVRLPDGVLVTPTNSCLGRLDPDEISRLDSVGNLLSGKPPSKESFLHLAYYNARSQEQAVVHLHSTWSVAVSCLADIDPANAIPPITAYFVMRVGKLPLVPYFPPGDEELADAVGRAAKSSRGALLANHGPVIGAIDLDQAVYAIEELEETAKLFLMLRGLPTRYLTDAQVADL, encoded by the coding sequence ATGAGTGAACGAGAATTGCGTGAACGGATGGCGCAGCAGGGACGTTCAATTTATGAGCGTGGCTTGACCGCAGGCAGTTCCGGCAACATCAGCGTCCGACTGCCCGACGGCGTCCTCGTGACACCCACGAATTCGTGCTTGGGGCGTCTGGACCCCGACGAAATTTCGCGGCTTGATTCGGTCGGGAATTTACTGTCGGGAAAGCCGCCTTCGAAGGAATCGTTTCTGCATCTGGCCTATTACAATGCTCGATCCCAAGAGCAGGCGGTCGTTCATCTGCATTCAACGTGGTCAGTCGCCGTCAGTTGTTTAGCAGACATCGACCCTGCCAACGCGATTCCGCCGATCACGGCGTACTTCGTTATGCGAGTTGGCAAGTTGCCTCTCGTCCCCTACTTTCCCCCAGGCGACGAAGAGCTGGCCGATGCTGTGGGGCGCGCCGCAAAGTCCTCACGAGGTGCCTTGCTCGCCAACCACGGCCCCGTCATCGGCGCAATTGACTTGGACCAAGCCGTCTACGCAATCGAAGAACTTGAAGAAACTGCAAAGTTGTTTTTGATGCTGCGCGGTTTACCGACCCGTTACCTCACCGACGCACAGGTCGCCGACCTGTGA
- a CDS encoding sulfatase-like hydrolase/transferase produces the protein MSKTYSFRAAVFAALCFTSFGGAVLPAATPESPNIIVIMADDLGYGDVSCNGATALQTPNIDQLASEGIRFTDGYCSASTCTPTRYSFLTGDYAFRTAGTGIAAPNAPAIIKPGTETIASLLGQAGYATGVVGKWHLGLGDKGGPDWNGELKPGPLEIGFDSCFLLPTTNDRVPQVYVQDHRVLNLDPADPLWVGNKKPSKDYPTGISERDSLRMDWSHGHNGTIHNGISRIGFYTGGNSARFRDEDLADKWVEKSNEFIEQHQDERFFLFFSAHDIHVPRMPHERFQGKTTLGYRGDCIVEFDWCVGELMKTLDRLNLAENTLVILTSDNGPVLDDGYKDGAIEKIGDHRAAGVYTGGKYSVYEGGTRIPFVTRWKGHIEPGVSDALVCTIDLAASLAAIVGQDMPANVCQDSVDVSEALLGREDSQGRSWLVQQDNGNGGDFGFRKGKWKLQQHASGQARNVVVEEPLQNRKVPKFMLFDLEQDPAEQHNVIDEHPEIAAQMKADLAAIIAGKKP, from the coding sequence ATGAGCAAAACCTACTCGTTTCGTGCGGCGGTCTTCGCCGCGTTGTGCTTCACTTCGTTTGGTGGCGCTGTCCTGCCTGCTGCCACGCCTGAATCGCCCAACATTATCGTGATCATGGCGGACGATCTCGGTTACGGTGATGTGTCGTGCAACGGCGCCACGGCGCTCCAGACTCCCAATATCGATCAACTGGCGTCCGAAGGGATACGGTTTACCGACGGATACTGCTCGGCGTCGACTTGCACGCCGACTCGCTACTCATTTCTGACGGGCGACTACGCGTTTCGCACGGCCGGTACGGGCATTGCGGCACCCAACGCGCCAGCGATCATCAAGCCGGGCACCGAGACAATTGCCTCTCTGCTTGGACAGGCTGGATATGCGACGGGCGTCGTTGGCAAATGGCACCTAGGTTTGGGAGACAAAGGCGGTCCGGACTGGAATGGAGAATTGAAACCCGGGCCCCTCGAGATCGGCTTTGATTCTTGTTTTTTGTTACCGACGACGAATGACCGGGTTCCTCAGGTCTATGTACAAGACCATCGGGTATTGAACCTCGACCCCGCCGATCCGTTGTGGGTCGGCAATAAAAAGCCGAGCAAGGACTACCCGACGGGGATTTCAGAACGTGATTCATTGCGGATGGATTGGTCGCATGGGCACAACGGCACCATCCACAACGGCATTAGCCGAATTGGTTTCTACACCGGTGGGAATTCCGCCCGTTTCCGCGACGAAGACTTGGCCGACAAGTGGGTTGAAAAGTCCAATGAGTTTATCGAACAGCATCAGGACGAGCGATTCTTTTTGTTCTTCTCAGCACATGACATCCATGTGCCCCGCATGCCTCATGAGCGCTTTCAAGGCAAGACCACCCTCGGCTATCGTGGCGATTGTATTGTTGAGTTTGACTGGTGCGTCGGCGAACTCATGAAGACCCTCGATCGACTCAATCTCGCTGAGAACACACTCGTTATCTTGACCAGTGACAACGGCCCGGTACTCGATGACGGGTATAAGGACGGAGCGATCGAAAAGATTGGTGATCACCGCGCCGCGGGCGTGTACACCGGTGGCAAATACAGTGTTTACGAAGGCGGCACCCGCATCCCATTTGTCACCCGTTGGAAGGGACACATTGAGCCCGGGGTGAGTGACGCACTCGTCTGCACTATCGACCTGGCGGCGAGTTTAGCCGCGATTGTCGGGCAGGACATGCCCGCGAACGTTTGTCAGGATAGCGTTGACGTATCCGAGGCACTTTTGGGACGTGAGGACAGTCAAGGTCGCTCATGGCTGGTGCAGCAGGACAATGGGAATGGAGGCGATTTTGGATTTCGCAAAGGCAAGTGGAAGCTGCAACAGCACGCTTCGGGACAGGCGAGAAACGTTGTCGTTGAAGAGCCACTGCAGAATCGCAAGGTGCCCAAGTTCATGCTGTTCGACCTCGAACAGGATCCTGCAGAGCAGCATAATGTGATCGACGAGCACCCTGAGATTGCGGCACAGATGAAAGCGGATCTCGCCGCGATTATCGCCGGCAAAAAACCGTAG
- a CDS encoding putative quinol monooxygenase has product MSQPTFAIAVTFRIKPEHVDAFQTRVLEQARDSVDREPGCHQFDVLVAESDPATFALYETYTDAAAFADHKLTPHFLDFDATVSDWVESKDVRRLMLLGS; this is encoded by the coding sequence ATGAGCCAACCCACCTTTGCGATCGCGGTTACGTTTCGCATCAAGCCTGAACATGTCGATGCGTTTCAAACGCGTGTCTTGGAACAAGCACGCGACTCCGTTGACCGTGAACCTGGCTGTCATCAGTTCGACGTGCTCGTCGCGGAATCGGATCCGGCGACGTTCGCGTTGTATGAAACCTATACCGATGCGGCAGCGTTCGCTGACCATAAATTGACACCTCACTTTTTGGATTTTGATGCCACGGTCTCCGACTGGGTCGAGTCGAAAGACGTCCGTCGACTGATGCTGTTGGGGAGCTAG
- the otnK gene encoding 3-oxo-tetronate kinase, with product MMSRRLGCIADDYTGATDLCSMLVRAGRRVIQCFGVPDPDQRIDLQDADAVVVALKSRSIAADKAVKQSLDALHFLQSWGADRFFYKYCSTFDSTNQGNIGPVADALAAELGVEQLFFCPAFPENGRTVHCGHLFVNGVLLSESGMRDHPLNPMTDSNLVRVLQAQTACPAGWLSTHARREPASASRIVVDAITDDDLQSAASLASEHLLLTGGSAIARYWAEAIGIRRSGRWDAGAMNASDRVAFNGTDRGATSDNCVVLAGSCSDATRIQVAEFEKTHPAWHLNVADQASPDLIAEETLRWCEEQWSQSNQPLLISSAANPEVVAAARARWGEWEAASRTESIFASVASGLAERGIRRLIVAGGETSGTVVGALKIPAVRIGYEIAPGVPWVTSTGSPSISLALKSGNFGGPRFFFDALETSP from the coding sequence ATGATGTCGCGACGACTCGGCTGCATCGCCGACGACTACACGGGAGCCACCGATTTGTGTTCGATGCTGGTGCGCGCCGGTCGGCGGGTGATCCAGTGTTTCGGAGTTCCCGATCCGGACCAACGCATCGATCTCCAGGACGCCGACGCAGTCGTGGTGGCACTGAAGTCACGTTCCATTGCCGCCGACAAAGCCGTCAAGCAATCTCTGGACGCCCTTCACTTTCTCCAATCCTGGGGTGCTGATCGCTTTTTCTATAAATATTGCTCGACTTTTGATTCCACCAACCAGGGAAATATCGGTCCGGTAGCCGACGCGTTAGCGGCAGAATTAGGTGTCGAGCAGCTATTCTTCTGCCCCGCGTTTCCGGAGAATGGACGCACCGTGCATTGCGGCCACCTATTTGTCAATGGAGTGCTGCTGAGCGAGAGCGGGATGCGTGATCACCCGCTCAATCCGATGACCGACAGCAACCTGGTTCGCGTCCTCCAAGCCCAGACAGCGTGCCCGGCCGGTTGGCTGTCAACGCATGCCCGGCGAGAGCCTGCGAGTGCATCTCGCATTGTCGTCGACGCGATCACTGACGACGACCTGCAGTCCGCCGCCTCGTTGGCGAGCGAGCACCTGCTGTTAACGGGCGGTTCGGCCATCGCTCGTTACTGGGCTGAGGCGATCGGGATTCGTCGCTCAGGACGTTGGGATGCAGGAGCGATGAACGCCAGCGATCGCGTCGCGTTTAACGGCACTGATCGCGGAGCGACCAGCGACAACTGCGTGGTGTTGGCAGGCAGTTGTTCCGATGCAACTCGCATCCAGGTTGCTGAGTTTGAGAAAACGCACCCGGCATGGCACCTCAATGTTGCTGACCAGGCGTCGCCGGACTTGATTGCCGAAGAGACGCTGCGTTGGTGCGAGGAGCAGTGGAGTCAATCCAATCAACCGTTGCTGATCAGCTCGGCAGCAAACCCGGAAGTTGTCGCGGCGGCGCGTGCCCGCTGGGGTGAGTGGGAGGCGGCCAGTCGCACCGAATCGATTTTCGCATCAGTTGCCAGTGGGCTGGCTGAGCGTGGAATCAGACGACTCATTGTGGCCGGTGGCGAGACATCGGGCACAGTCGTCGGGGCGTTAAAGATTCCCGCAGTGCGGATTGGATACGAAATTGCGCCGGGGGTACCATGGGTAACCTCCACGGGTTCCCCTTCAATATCACTAGCGTTGAAGTCCGGCAATTTCGGTGGCCCCCGTTTCTTTTTTGATGCACTGGAGACGTCACCATGA
- a CDS encoding Kelch repeat-containing protein: MNRIAFPTVLLLAACCQLAGAQQPIVDDSLVFGEVDGLVAVEAEHFFRQTETDARAFYLTHEGATPDVQPDGDPNHSAGASGGAYLEILPDTRRTHADKLIHGTNFSPTPGKMAVLSYKVHVQNPGRYYVWVRAYSTGGEDNGLHVGIDGTWPESGQRLQWCQGKNAWRWESKQRTEKVHCGEPYKIFLDIEKAGEHTISFSMREDGFEFDKWLMTSDRDFQRPDDAGPPAEIKAGKLPTSFPAVQTAPAAATTQSRATEQVGSGDQTGLSMPATMFADGKVSNYYLDGEKWLAINPDQANSGAAERTFPYPTGHYDVTLKTVGENDGRSNYVVSVDGEKIGNYQSPLAPSTTEEGKKYHATWKNINITEGAIIAVGSTIGSVGGDQHSRARWSEVTFTPVDAETRLAAKPYLAEQARAANSQAANSRPSSPTNPVSSKPLHEPRQPDGDGSVRISGEQKVWHKVTLDLSGPYAHEQDNAPNPFTDDRMTVTFTHSGGQQVIVPGFFAADGNAANTSAQDGTVWRALFAPDQAGEWSYSVSFVQGKNAALDAKAPSKPLAAYDGKQGKFEITASDKQGRDLRAHGRLQYVGKHYLQFAGSKEYFLKAGADAPETLLAFADFDNTVAGNPKKAPLKTWAAHEQDWKQGDPTWQNGKGKGLIGAVNYLSGKGCNAFSFLTYNAGGDGDNVWPFIHRDDKLHYDCSKLDQWGTVFDHGTALGMYLHFKMQETENDDHTRGTGGKGGRVNESLDGGDLGVQRKLYCREIIARFGHNLALNWNIGEENTQSTAQVKAMIDYIAETDPYDHNIVIHTFPSQQDKVYKPLLGDQSKLTGVSLQNSSLETTHAQTVKWVNESSEAGKPWIVAFDESGSAAHAQCPDLGYQGFDGHDRSGKMVYTQHKVRKETLWGTLMGGGAGCEYYFGYQFDQNDIVCEDWRSRDQSWDYCRIAINFFHDHKIPFWEMKNADDLVGNPKHDTSRFCFAKDDEVYLVYLPSGGEAELDLSGAASDFTVAWFNPRSGGELASGSVEIVSGGGTVSLGLPPADANEDWLVVLKAKQDQVAQRPLHWQRIDTNDQPHARHEAGLVECDGKMYLIGGRRIQPVDIFDPTTQTWTHGAKPPIEVHHFQGVVWNHRIYLASAMTGKYPRETSIERVLIYDPRADEWSWGPEIPQGRQRGGAGVVLNDDALYLVCGIRNGHWDGWVPWLDRLDLKTGAWESLADAPRVRDHFQAMVIDGKLYAAGGRKTSAVNKHVFDLTIPEVDVLDLESGTWSTLPTTSNLPSPRAGCFAFRLGDELLIAGGESEQQDAHDQIHALDTHSGEWRVMSVFAEGRHGTGIGQYQDMLFTAGGAGSRGGGQELNSTEMLVLTGK; encoded by the coding sequence ATGAATCGAATTGCTTTCCCCACCGTCCTGCTGTTGGCGGCTTGCTGCCAGCTTGCCGGGGCGCAGCAGCCGATTGTCGACGACTCCCTTGTGTTTGGCGAGGTTGACGGTCTCGTCGCCGTCGAAGCCGAACACTTTTTTCGTCAAACGGAAACGGACGCGCGCGCGTTCTACCTGACCCACGAAGGGGCGACGCCAGATGTCCAGCCCGATGGCGATCCCAATCATTCTGCCGGGGCCAGCGGCGGCGCCTACTTGGAAATCCTCCCGGACACTCGTCGCACCCACGCCGACAAACTGATCCATGGCACCAATTTCTCGCCTACTCCAGGCAAAATGGCCGTGCTCTCATACAAAGTGCACGTCCAAAACCCAGGTCGGTACTACGTCTGGGTGCGGGCCTATTCAACAGGCGGCGAAGACAATGGATTGCATGTGGGCATCGACGGAACATGGCCCGAAAGCGGCCAACGTCTCCAGTGGTGCCAGGGCAAAAACGCTTGGCGTTGGGAAAGTAAGCAGCGCACCGAAAAGGTGCACTGTGGAGAGCCTTACAAGATCTTCCTCGATATCGAGAAAGCGGGCGAGCACACAATTTCATTTTCGATGCGGGAAGATGGTTTCGAGTTCGATAAATGGTTGATGACCTCGGATCGCGATTTCCAGCGGCCTGACGATGCAGGCCCTCCTGCGGAAATCAAGGCGGGAAAGCTGCCCACGAGTTTTCCGGCAGTACAGACGGCTCCGGCGGCTGCGACGACTCAGTCCCGAGCGACCGAGCAAGTGGGCAGTGGCGACCAAACCGGGTTGAGCATGCCCGCTACCATGTTCGCCGACGGAAAGGTCAGCAACTACTATCTCGATGGCGAAAAGTGGTTGGCGATCAATCCCGATCAAGCAAACAGTGGTGCGGCCGAACGCACGTTTCCCTACCCCACCGGTCACTACGATGTTACGCTTAAAACCGTCGGGGAGAACGATGGACGATCGAACTATGTCGTCAGCGTCGATGGAGAGAAGATTGGCAACTATCAATCCCCTTTGGCACCGAGCACGACCGAGGAAGGTAAGAAGTATCACGCCACCTGGAAGAACATCAATATTACCGAAGGTGCAATCATTGCCGTCGGCTCGACCATTGGCAGCGTCGGTGGAGACCAGCATAGCCGTGCACGCTGGAGCGAAGTCACCTTCACACCGGTAGACGCCGAGACTCGCCTCGCTGCCAAACCCTACTTGGCCGAACAAGCGCGGGCTGCCAACTCGCAAGCAGCGAACTCCCGTCCGTCAAGTCCAACCAATCCAGTCAGTTCAAAGCCCCTGCACGAGCCTCGCCAACCCGATGGAGACGGCAGTGTTCGCATCAGCGGAGAGCAGAAGGTATGGCACAAGGTCACACTCGATCTGAGCGGCCCTTATGCTCATGAGCAAGACAACGCGCCGAATCCGTTTACCGACGACCGGATGACGGTGACTTTCACCCATTCCGGTGGCCAACAGGTCATTGTGCCCGGCTTCTTTGCTGCCGACGGGAACGCTGCCAACACGTCCGCCCAGGACGGAACAGTCTGGCGTGCCTTATTCGCTCCCGATCAAGCGGGCGAGTGGTCGTATTCAGTCTCGTTCGTTCAAGGGAAAAACGCGGCCTTGGATGCCAAGGCACCATCGAAACCACTGGCAGCCTATGATGGCAAGCAAGGCAAATTCGAAATTACAGCGTCGGACAAGCAGGGACGCGACTTGCGCGCTCACGGGCGACTGCAGTACGTGGGCAAGCACTATCTTCAGTTCGCAGGATCGAAAGAGTACTTCCTCAAAGCCGGTGCGGATGCTCCTGAAACGCTGCTCGCATTTGCTGATTTTGATAATACCGTTGCCGGCAACCCTAAAAAGGCACCCCTGAAGACCTGGGCTGCTCATGAACAGGATTGGAAGCAAGGTGACCCCACCTGGCAAAACGGCAAAGGCAAGGGGCTGATCGGCGCCGTCAACTATCTTTCAGGCAAGGGGTGCAATGCATTCTCATTCTTGACTTACAACGCTGGTGGCGACGGTGACAATGTTTGGCCATTCATCCATCGGGATGACAAGCTGCACTACGACTGCAGCAAACTCGACCAATGGGGAACGGTCTTTGACCATGGTACTGCCCTGGGCATGTACCTGCACTTCAAGATGCAAGAGACTGAGAACGATGACCATACCCGCGGGACAGGCGGCAAGGGTGGACGTGTCAATGAGTCGCTCGACGGTGGCGATCTCGGCGTGCAGCGAAAACTGTATTGTCGAGAGATCATTGCTCGGTTTGGACATAACCTTGCACTGAACTGGAACATTGGCGAAGAGAACACACAGTCGACCGCGCAAGTCAAAGCAATGATCGACTACATCGCCGAGACCGATCCGTACGATCACAACATCGTGATTCACACTTTCCCGAGCCAGCAGGACAAAGTCTACAAGCCGCTATTGGGCGATCAGTCCAAATTGACGGGCGTGTCGCTGCAGAACAGCAGCCTCGAGACGACCCACGCTCAGACCGTCAAATGGGTCAACGAGTCATCCGAAGCAGGCAAACCGTGGATCGTAGCATTTGACGAATCGGGTTCTGCCGCCCACGCCCAATGTCCCGACCTGGGCTATCAAGGTTTCGACGGCCATGACCGCTCAGGAAAAATGGTCTACACCCAACATAAGGTTCGCAAGGAAACCCTGTGGGGGACACTCATGGGTGGGGGTGCTGGCTGCGAATATTACTTCGGATACCAATTCGATCAAAACGACATCGTTTGCGAAGACTGGCGAAGCCGCGACCAGAGTTGGGACTATTGCCGCATCGCGATTAACTTTTTCCATGATCATAAGATCCCGTTTTGGGAAATGAAAAACGCGGACGATTTGGTCGGCAATCCAAAGCACGACACGTCGCGGTTCTGCTTCGCCAAGGACGACGAGGTTTATCTCGTTTACCTACCTAGCGGTGGAGAAGCAGAGTTGGATTTAAGCGGTGCGGCGAGCGATTTCACCGTCGCTTGGTTCAACCCACGCAGTGGTGGCGAGTTAGCCAGCGGCAGCGTCGAAATAGTTAGCGGCGGCGGAACTGTTTCATTGGGGTTACCGCCCGCCGATGCCAACGAAGATTGGTTGGTCGTTTTGAAGGCCAAACAAGACCAAGTCGCTCAGCGTCCACTCCATTGGCAGCGGATCGATACCAACGACCAGCCACACGCGCGGCACGAAGCTGGATTGGTCGAATGCGACGGGAAGATGTATCTGATCGGTGGCCGGCGAATCCAACCCGTTGATATTTTTGACCCGACCACCCAAACGTGGACTCACGGCGCCAAGCCGCCGATCGAAGTCCATCATTTCCAAGGCGTGGTCTGGAACCATCGCATCTATTTGGCGAGCGCGATGACGGGAAAGTACCCGCGAGAAACCTCCATCGAACGTGTTCTCATCTATGATCCCCGTGCAGATGAGTGGTCATGGGGACCGGAGATTCCGCAAGGCCGTCAACGCGGCGGCGCGGGCGTTGTCTTGAATGACGACGCACTGTATTTAGTTTGTGGAATTCGAAATGGTCATTGGGACGGCTGGGTGCCGTGGCTCGATCGACTCGACCTGAAAACGGGTGCGTGGGAGAGCTTAGCAGACGCACCCCGCGTCCGCGATCACTTCCAAGCCATGGTCATCGACGGCAAACTCTACGCTGCAGGTGGACGCAAAACATCGGCGGTCAACAAACACGTTTTTGATCTTACCATTCCTGAAGTCGACGTGCTCGATTTGGAAAGTGGCACTTGGTCGACGCTGCCGACGACGAGCAACCTGCCTTCGCCCCGTGCAGGGTGCTTTGCATTTCGCTTGGGCGACGAGTTGCTGATCGCCGGAGGTGAATCGGAGCAACAGGACGCTCACGACCAGATTCATGCACTCGACACCCACTCAGGGGAGTGGCGCGTGATGTCGGTGTTCGCGGAAGGTCGTCACGGAACCGGCATCGGGCAATATCAGGACATGCTCTTTACCGCTGGCGGCGCGGGCAGTCGCGGCGGCGGTCAAGAACTCAACTCGACCGAGATGTTGGTGCTAACAGGGAAGTAA